A region from the Paenibacillus humicola genome encodes:
- the fliD gene encoding flagellar filament capping protein FliD has translation MTIRVSGLGTSGLDIDSLVSQMMQAKQVPIDQMIQKKTYLEWQRDAYRSMNTDVSSFMNEALKLTLQSTFQTKEASMSETDDDKVLVSPTASSFTGNFTLKVTQLAKSAQLTSSAPLGVSSNPGQALAAADATLQITGATGTTSVSVSSGDSVVQIVSKINAQSASTGVKAVYDQVSDKLSFVSSATGSAASIRIQETTAVPTGLLNNKLNVAPAGTPTDTGVIQGQDAIVNFNGTGDVTVSSNSFKMNDINFTLLEDPSGTPYTISASNNIDVDSVVSTIKGVFDKYNALIDEVNTKLNEPKYRDYLPLTDTQKQDMKDSDITLWNQKAQSGLLSNDSILGAGLTKMRNNISDPVSGLPAGLYQSLADIGITTAPPGNSQAYTENGKIYIDEDKLRTALTNNPDQVAALFTQNGARDANGNLTVWSDAGVGTRLYETLNKSIVSGLTQKTQIVPSKSFLNIQIDDYATQITEAQSGLSDYEQQLYSQYASLQTALDNLNSQSTYIASLFQK, from the coding sequence ATGACGATCAGAGTTAGCGGATTAGGCACCTCCGGGCTGGACATCGATTCGCTTGTCAGCCAGATGATGCAGGCGAAGCAGGTTCCCATCGATCAAATGATTCAGAAAAAGACGTATTTGGAATGGCAGCGCGACGCTTACCGCAGTATGAACACCGATGTTTCAAGCTTTATGAACGAAGCGCTGAAACTGACTTTGCAGAGCACCTTCCAAACGAAGGAAGCGAGCATGTCGGAAACCGATGACGACAAAGTGCTTGTCTCGCCTACGGCCAGCTCCTTTACCGGAAACTTTACGCTCAAGGTGACTCAGCTTGCGAAGTCGGCGCAGCTGACCAGCAGCGCTCCGCTCGGCGTGTCCTCGAATCCGGGCCAGGCACTGGCGGCGGCAGACGCAACTCTGCAAATTACCGGAGCGACCGGGACCACCAGCGTGTCGGTTTCCAGCGGGGACAGCGTCGTTCAAATCGTATCGAAAATTAACGCCCAGTCCGCTTCTACAGGCGTTAAAGCGGTTTACGACCAGGTGTCGGATAAATTGTCTTTTGTCAGCAGCGCGACGGGCTCGGCGGCTTCCATCCGAATTCAAGAAACGACCGCCGTTCCGACCGGACTCCTCAATAATAAGCTGAACGTCGCACCGGCCGGGACGCCGACGGACACGGGCGTTATCCAGGGACAGGATGCGATTGTCAACTTCAACGGTACGGGCGATGTCACGGTAAGCTCCAACTCCTTCAAAATGAATGACATCAATTTCACGCTGCTGGAGGACCCTTCGGGCACCCCGTATACGATCAGCGCGTCCAATAATATCGACGTGGATTCCGTCGTCTCTACCATTAAAGGCGTGTTTGACAAATACAACGCGTTAATCGACGAAGTGAACACGAAGTTGAATGAACCCAAATATCGCGATTACCTTCCGCTTACGGATACCCAGAAGCAGGACATGAAGGACTCGGATATTACGCTCTGGAACCAAAAGGCGCAGTCGGGCTTGCTCAGTAACGACAGCATCCTGGGCGCCGGGCTGACGAAGATGCGGAACAATATTTCCGATCCGGTTTCGGGTCTTCCCGCCGGCCTTTATCAGTCGCTCGCGGACATCGGCATTACGACGGCTCCGCCGGGGAATTCGCAGGCGTATACGGAAAATGGAAAAATTTATATTGATGAAGATAAATTGAGGACCGCGCTGACGAATAATCCGGATCAGGTGGCTGCGCTTTTTACCCAGAACGGCGCACGCGATGCGAACGGCAATTTGACGGTCTGGAGCGACGCCGGAGTCGGGACGCGTCTTTACGAAACCCTGAACAAGTCGATTGTGAGCGGACTTACCCAAAAAACGCAGATCGTGCCGTCAAAAAGCTTTCTCAATATTCAGATCGACGATTATGCCACCCAAATCACGGAAGCGCAGTCGGGCTTATCCGATTATGAGCAGCAATTATACAGCCAGTACGCCAGTCTGCAAACCGCGCTGGATAATTTGAACTCGCAGAGCACCTACATCGCCAGCTTATTTCAAAAGTAA
- a CDS encoding SDR family NAD(P)-dependent oxidoreductase, with protein sequence MNYEGKRILIIGGTGSLGQPLTRRLLRHNPKVIRILSRDEYKQFEMQREFAEHQSKLRFLIGDIRDIQRLNRAMEDVDYVFHLAAMKHVPFCEYNPFEAVQTNILGTQNMIQAAIHNGVEKVLFTSTDKAISPTNTYGASKLMAERLIAAAEYQKGPKQTKFAAVRFGNVMGSRGSVIPLFYKQILNDRMLTVTDLQMTRYMMTTTQAISLMLKANDISLGGEVFVLKMPTIVLEDLVDVLIDEVCKKHSIWDDIARKEIGLRAGEKRYEELMTEDEIGNAWETPDMYILPSPFKEHLPEFPYPEARKMQSKTVCSSQETPIGRDTLRQWLLEERLV encoded by the coding sequence ATGAATTATGAAGGAAAACGAATTTTGATCATAGGCGGCACGGGATCGCTCGGACAACCGTTAACCCGCCGCCTGCTGCGGCACAATCCGAAGGTCATCCGGATTTTAAGCCGCGATGAATATAAGCAATTTGAAATGCAGCGGGAATTCGCCGAACACCAGTCGAAATTGCGTTTTTTAATCGGCGATATCCGGGATATCCAGCGGTTGAACCGGGCCATGGAGGATGTGGACTATGTCTTCCATCTAGCGGCGATGAAGCACGTCCCGTTCTGTGAATACAATCCGTTCGAAGCCGTGCAAACGAACATTCTCGGCACGCAAAATATGATTCAGGCAGCCATTCACAACGGCGTTGAAAAGGTGCTTTTTACCTCTACGGACAAGGCGATCTCGCCGACCAATACATACGGGGCCTCCAAATTGATGGCGGAGCGGCTGATTGCGGCGGCGGAATATCAGAAGGGACCCAAACAGACGAAATTTGCCGCCGTGCGCTTTGGCAACGTAATGGGATCGAGAGGCTCCGTTATTCCGCTGTTTTACAAGCAAATCCTGAACGACCGGATGCTGACGGTAACGGATTTACAGATGACCCGCTACATGATGACGACCACACAGGCGATCAGCTTAATGTTAAAAGCGAACGACATCTCGTTGGGCGGGGAAGTGTTCGTTCTGAAAATGCCGACGATTGTTCTCGAGGACCTGGTGGACGTGCTTATCGACGAGGTGTGCAAGAAGCACAGCATTTGGGATGATATTGCGCGCAAGGAAATCGGGCTGCGGGCGGGAGAAAAGCGGTACGAAGAGCTGATGACCGAGGATGAAATCGGAAACGCCTGGGAAACGCCGGACATGTACATTTTGCCCTCGCCCTTCAAGGAGCATCTGCCGGAATTTCCTTATCCGGAAGCGAGAAAAATGCAGTCGAAGACGGTATGCTCCAGCCAAGAAACGCCGATTGGCCGCGATACGCTCAGACAGTGGCTGCTAGAGGAAAGGCTGGTATAA
- a CDS encoding glycosyltransferase family protein has protein sequence MKIAAIIQARMGSTRLLGKVLRMLGDKTVLAHVVDRLRAVPQVDEVIVATTAGSRDEPVAEEARRIGAACFRGSEEDVLSRYYEAAKQVQADAVVRITSDCPLLDPEVSSLVIRSYMEAPMCDYASNTLVRTYPRGLDTEIFSFESLEAAFAETREAYDREHVTPFIYRHPERFVCKSVTSGIPVPDYRWTLDTPEDWELIRRLYDALYVPGQRFSWHQAAAWMNANPEFHAINAHIRQKT, from the coding sequence ATGAAAATTGCCGCCATTATTCAGGCCCGCATGGGGTCCACCCGGCTTCTGGGCAAAGTGCTTCGAATGCTGGGCGACAAAACCGTGCTTGCGCATGTGGTCGATCGGCTGAGAGCGGTACCGCAGGTGGATGAAGTGATCGTCGCGACGACGGCTGGCAGCCGGGACGAGCCCGTCGCGGAAGAGGCGCGGCGTATCGGAGCCGCGTGCTTCCGCGGAAGCGAGGAGGACGTCTTGTCGCGCTATTACGAAGCCGCCAAGCAAGTGCAAGCCGATGCGGTTGTACGGATTACATCCGATTGTCCTCTGCTCGATCCGGAGGTTTCGTCGCTTGTCATTCGGTCGTATATGGAGGCTCCGATGTGCGATTACGCGAGCAATACGCTGGTTCGTACTTACCCGCGCGGACTGGATACGGAAATTTTTTCGTTCGAATCACTGGAAGCCGCATTCGCGGAGACGCGGGAAGCCTATGACCGGGAGCACGTCACGCCTTTTATCTATCGGCATCCGGAACGGTTCGTATGCAAATCGGTTACGAGCGGGATTCCCGTGCCCGATTACCGCTGGACGCTCGATACGCCCGAGGATTGGGAACTGATTCGCCGTTTATATGATGCGCTCTACGTGCCCGGACAGCGTTTTTCTTGGCACCAGGCGGCGGCATGGATGAACGCGAACCCCGAGTTTCACGCGATTAACGCTCACATTAGGCAAAAAACATAA
- the pseI gene encoding pseudaminic acid synthase, translated as MNQNSEIIIGTRKIGPEHPPFIIAEMSGNHNQSLERALEIVEAAARAGAHALKIQTYTADTMTIESDRSDFFIRDTESLWKERSLYDLYQEAHTPWEWHQAIFDRCRELGMIGFSTPFDETAVDFLESLDVPCYKIASFENTHLPLLRKVASTGKPIIASTGMASIAELDELVGTVRAAGCSDLVLLKCTSSYPASPMNSNIRTLPHLQQLFHTLVGLSDHTLGIGVAVAGVALGASVIEKHFTLSRADGGVDAAFSLEPEEMRLLVEETERAWQGLGSVSYGATEAEKKSKVFRRSLYAVKDIKAGESFTEQNLRIIRPGYGLPPKYLDRLLGRAVKKDIPRGTAITMDLMLD; from the coding sequence ATGAATCAAAATAGCGAAATCATCATCGGTACCCGAAAGATCGGCCCGGAGCACCCGCCGTTCATTATCGCCGAAATGTCGGGCAACCATAATCAATCGCTCGAACGGGCGCTCGAAATCGTCGAGGCTGCCGCCAGAGCGGGTGCGCATGCCTTGAAAATTCAAACCTATACCGCGGATACGATGACGATCGAATCCGACCGGTCCGATTTTTTTATCCGCGACACCGAAAGCTTATGGAAAGAACGGTCGTTATACGACCTCTATCAGGAGGCCCATACGCCGTGGGAATGGCATCAGGCGATCTTCGACCGCTGCCGCGAGCTGGGCATGATCGGGTTCAGCACCCCTTTTGACGAGACGGCCGTCGATTTTCTCGAATCGCTGGACGTGCCCTGCTATAAGATCGCTTCCTTTGAGAATACGCATCTTCCTTTGCTGCGAAAAGTCGCTTCGACGGGCAAGCCGATCATCGCATCGACCGGGATGGCCAGTATCGCCGAATTGGACGAGCTGGTCGGAACGGTTCGTGCGGCGGGCTGCAGCGATTTGGTTTTGTTGAAGTGTACAAGCTCGTATCCCGCTTCGCCCATGAACTCCAATATTCGCACGCTCCCTCACCTGCAGCAGCTTTTTCATACCCTTGTCGGACTGTCCGACCATACGCTCGGCATCGGAGTCGCCGTAGCCGGCGTTGCTTTGGGCGCGTCCGTGATCGAAAAGCATTTTACGCTCAGCCGGGCCGACGGCGGGGTCGATGCGGCTTTTTCGCTGGAGCCGGAAGAGATGCGGCTGCTGGTGGAGGAAACGGAACGCGCATGGCAGGGGCTTGGCTCGGTCTCGTACGGAGCGACCGAAGCGGAGAAGAAATCGAAGGTATTCCGCCGCTCCCTGTATGCGGTCAAGGATATAAAGGCGGGAGAATCGTTCACGGAACAAAATTTGCGCATTATTCGTCCCGGTTACGGACTTCCCCCCAAATATTTGGATCGGCTGCTTGGCCGTGCGGTAAAAAAAGATATTCCGCGGGGCACGGCCATTACGATGGACCTTATGCTGGATTAG
- the pseC gene encoding UDP-4-amino-4,6-dideoxy-N-acetyl-beta-L-altrosamine transaminase: protein MAKLKHQQLAILGGEPVRETLLPYGRQWIDEADIEAVVETLKSPFLTQGPKIKAFEEAVAGYAGAKYAVAFSNGTAALHGACFAAGIGEGDEAITTPMTFAASANCVRYCGGNVVFADIEPDTYNIDVNRMKALIGKRTKAVIPVDFTGQPADLDEIMETAKTHNLIVIEDAAHSIGAVYKNRRVGSIADMTMFSFHPVKHVTSGEGGVIVTDSEHFYERLLLFRSHGITRNRDMMHNTGEGEWYYEMHELGFNYRMTDIQAALGLSQLRKLNEFTARRRQIASRYTELLSSIPGIVLPYQKQDRQSSWHLYIIRLELDRLSADRNMIFAALRKENIGVNVHYVPVHLHPYYRRLGCGKGLAPAAESVYEGFITLPLFPAMTETDILDVVSAVEKVIGHYAK, encoded by the coding sequence ATGGCCAAATTGAAGCATCAGCAGCTTGCTATTTTGGGCGGCGAGCCGGTTCGCGAAACGCTCCTGCCTTACGGCAGGCAGTGGATTGACGAAGCCGATATCGAAGCGGTCGTCGAGACGCTGAAATCGCCTTTCCTGACGCAGGGACCGAAGATCAAAGCGTTCGAAGAAGCGGTGGCCGGCTATGCGGGCGCCAAATACGCCGTCGCCTTCTCGAACGGCACGGCCGCGCTGCACGGGGCATGCTTTGCCGCGGGAATCGGCGAAGGCGACGAAGCGATCACGACGCCGATGACGTTTGCCGCAAGCGCAAACTGCGTCCGGTACTGCGGAGGAAACGTCGTATTTGCCGATATCGAGCCCGATACGTACAATATCGACGTCAATCGAATGAAGGCTTTAATCGGCAAACGGACAAAAGCGGTCATCCCGGTCGATTTTACCGGGCAGCCCGCCGATCTGGATGAGATTATGGAAACGGCCAAAACGCATAATTTGATCGTGATTGAGGATGCGGCCCATTCTATCGGAGCGGTCTACAAAAATCGAAGGGTGGGCTCCATCGCCGATATGACGATGTTCAGCTTTCATCCCGTCAAGCATGTCACCTCCGGCGAGGGCGGCGTTATCGTGACCGACTCGGAGCATTTCTATGAACGGCTGCTGCTGTTTCGCAGTCACGGCATTACCCGAAACCGGGACATGATGCACAATACCGGCGAGGGCGAGTGGTATTACGAGATGCATGAGCTTGGTTTCAATTACCGGATGACGGACATTCAAGCGGCTCTCGGTCTGTCGCAGCTCAGGAAGCTGAACGAGTTCACAGCCCGCAGACGGCAAATCGCCAGCCGATATACGGAATTGCTGAGCTCGATTCCCGGCATCGTCCTTCCGTACCAAAAGCAGGACCGTCAATCCAGCTGGCATTTATATATCATCCGGCTCGAGCTGGACCGGCTGTCGGCGGACCGGAATATGATTTTTGCGGCGCTGCGGAAAGAAAATATCGGAGTGAACGTGCATTACGTCCCCGTGCATTTGCATCCTTACTATAGAAGACTGGGCTGCGGAAAAGGGCTCGCTCCTGCAGCCGAATCCGTTTATGAGGGCTTCATCACGCTGCCTTTATTCCCGGCCATGACCGAAACGGACATTCTGGACGTTGTATCCGCCGTCGAAAAAGTGATCGGCCATTATGCCAAATAA
- the pseH gene encoding UDP-4-amino-4,6-dideoxy-N-acetyl-beta-L-altrosamine N-acetyltransferase, protein MQLIKDYAIRALLEPDLPTVLNWRNSERIRRTMYSDERITWENHAAWFERLQGDPSRRFYIVEWKGRPVGTVNFTGIDNKHRTCDWGIYLGETDVPRGSGTALGLLGLETAFERLQIRKVCAEVLAFNEASLRFHRRLGFEQEGRLRRHVWKNDHDEDVCLFAFFSDQWPEVRQKLTVHF, encoded by the coding sequence ATGCAGCTGATAAAAGATTACGCGATTCGAGCCCTCCTGGAACCCGATTTGCCGACTGTTTTGAATTGGCGCAATTCGGAACGGATCCGAAGAACGATGTACTCGGACGAGCGGATTACTTGGGAAAATCACGCCGCTTGGTTTGAACGTCTGCAAGGCGATCCGTCGCGCCGGTTTTATATAGTCGAATGGAAGGGCCGGCCGGTCGGGACCGTCAATTTTACGGGTATCGATAACAAGCACCGGACATGCGACTGGGGAATTTACCTCGGTGAAACGGACGTTCCGAGAGGAAGCGGGACGGCGCTGGGGCTGCTCGGATTAGAGACGGCGTTCGAGCGGTTGCAGATCCGTAAAGTGTGCGCGGAAGTACTCGCTTTCAACGAGGCCAGTCTCCGTTTTCACCGGAGGCTGGGGTTCGAGCAGGAAGGGCGTTTACGGCGTCATGTATGGAAAAACGATCACGATGAAGATGTTTGTTTATTCGCGTTCTTCTCCGACCAATGGCCGGAGGTCCGGCAGAAGCTGACGGTTCATTTTTAA
- the fliS gene encoding flagellar export chaperone FliS gives MIQPSIQSYKQNQVDTAPPEELTLMLYNGAVTFIKRARQAILKQDFNQAHHYNTRVQDIVDELIITLDRKYPIAGQLIPLYDYLKRRLIEANISKSDAILEEVEGFFTEFRETWKQAILLARSSKQQGEA, from the coding sequence ATGATCCAGCCATCCATTCAAAGCTACAAACAGAATCAAGTGGATACGGCTCCGCCGGAGGAGCTGACGCTTATGCTGTATAACGGCGCCGTTACGTTCATTAAACGTGCGAGACAGGCGATCCTGAAACAGGATTTTAACCAGGCGCACCATTACAATACGCGGGTACAGGATATCGTCGATGAGCTGATTATTACGCTGGACCGGAAATATCCGATTGCCGGTCAGCTGATCCCGCTGTACGATTACTTGAAAAGAAGACTGATCGAAGCGAATATTTCGAAGAGCGATGCGATTTTGGAGGAAGTCGAAGGATTTTTCACCGAGTTTCGAGAGACGTGGAAGCAGGCGATCTTACTTGCCCGCAGCTCCAAACAACAGGGAGAAGCATGA
- the pseG gene encoding UDP-2,4-diacetamido-2,4,6-trideoxy-beta-L-altropyranose hydrolase, which translates to MRVVFRVDASVRIGTGHVMRCLTLAGRLRQAGAAVQFVCREHPGHLCGLIRDRGFSVHRLPSPFDQAESGEAETLYEQWLGERQEIDAAQTAAWIQAQSEPVDWLIADHYAIDIRWERLVRPQVRRIMIIDDLANRTHDCDLLLDQNLYDNRTIRYHKLVPAACRQLLGPRYVLLREEFQAARRRAKVKDGAVWRLLVFFGGSDPTNETEKTLRAIESWGRHDIAADVVVGQSNLHRERIAELCSAIPNVRYYCQIDHMAELMLEADLAIGAGGSSTWERCFLGLPAITVTTADNQTEIAKAVSNAGAVLHLGHWDEVTSPMIVSALEQLPQSPDSLASMSRAGLELMGDQGVSGADGVTGILFERA; encoded by the coding sequence ATGCGAGTGGTTTTTCGGGTCGACGCGTCCGTAAGGATCGGAACCGGTCATGTCATGCGATGTTTAACGTTGGCCGGCCGGCTTAGGCAGGCAGGGGCGGCGGTGCAATTCGTCTGCAGGGAGCACCCGGGACATCTCTGCGGGCTGATCCGGGACCGGGGATTTTCCGTTCATCGGCTGCCGTCCCCTTTCGATCAAGCGGAATCGGGAGAAGCCGAAACGCTTTACGAACAATGGCTGGGCGAGAGACAGGAAATAGACGCCGCCCAAACGGCAGCATGGATTCAAGCTCAAAGCGAGCCGGTCGACTGGCTCATTGCGGACCATTACGCCATTGATATCCGGTGGGAGCGGCTGGTTCGTCCACAGGTGCGGCGCATCATGATCATCGATGATCTGGCCAACCGCACACATGATTGCGATCTGCTGCTCGATCAAAATCTGTACGATAATAGGACGATCCGGTACCATAAACTTGTTCCCGCCGCCTGCAGGCAATTGCTTGGTCCCCGTTATGTCCTGCTGCGCGAAGAATTTCAAGCTGCACGGCGGCGCGCTAAGGTGAAGGACGGAGCGGTTTGGCGCCTGCTCGTGTTTTTCGGCGGAAGTGACCCGACGAACGAGACGGAAAAAACGCTCAGGGCCATCGAGTCATGGGGAAGACACGATATTGCGGCCGATGTCGTCGTAGGTCAATCCAATCTTCACAGGGAGCGGATTGCCGAGCTATGCTCGGCAATTCCGAACGTCCGCTATTATTGTCAAATCGATCACATGGCCGAGCTGATGCTGGAGGCGGACCTGGCGATCGGAGCGGGCGGCTCGTCAACGTGGGAGCGGTGTTTCCTCGGCCTGCCGGCGATAACCGTGACAACTGCCGATAATCAAACGGAGATCGCCAAAGCCGTTTCGAATGCAGGCGCCGTTCTTCATTTGGGCCATTGGGACGAGGTAACCTCGCCCATGATCGTTTCCGCGCTTGAGCAGCTTCCGCAAAGCCCGGACTCGCTGGCAAGCATGAGCCGTGCGGGGCTGGAACTAATGGGAGATCAAGGCGTCAGCGGCGCGGACGGCGTTACCGGCATTCTGTTTGAACGGGCTTAA
- a CDS encoding dTDP-glucose 4,6-dehydratase produces the protein MNVLVTGGAGFIGRWVVKRLLEDGHRVTVLDDLSNGAESNIEAFKAHEGFRQFIRGDIKDEALLDEVFKHPFQLCYHLGASINVQDSIDDPGTTFDNDTVGTFRLLERCRLHRVKIVFMSTCMVYDRCLDESGITEAHPAKPASPYAGAKIAAENMVLSYYYAYGLPAVVVRPFNTYGPFQKFGGEGGVVAIFIKKKLQAEDLQIYGDGTQTRDLLYVDDCARFVVQAGYSDRADGQIVNAGFGRDISINDLAKLIAGGESRIRHVEHIHPQSEIQKLLCDYSKARRLLGWEPQVTLEEGLKKTEDWIRTIL, from the coding sequence ATGAATGTGCTCGTTACCGGCGGCGCCGGTTTTATTGGCAGATGGGTTGTGAAACGTTTATTGGAGGACGGGCACCGCGTTACGGTATTGGACGACTTGTCAAACGGTGCGGAATCGAATATCGAAGCATTCAAGGCGCATGAAGGCTTCCGGCAGTTTATTCGGGGCGATATCAAGGATGAAGCGCTGCTGGACGAAGTGTTCAAGCATCCGTTTCAGCTTTGCTACCATCTCGGTGCCAGCATCAATGTACAGGACAGCATAGACGACCCCGGAACGACATTCGATAACGATACGGTCGGCACGTTCCGCCTGTTGGAGCGGTGCCGCCTGCACCGGGTGAAAATCGTATTCATGAGCACCTGCATGGTTTACGACCGCTGTCTCGATGAATCGGGGATTACCGAAGCGCATCCGGCCAAGCCCGCTTCGCCGTATGCCGGAGCAAAAATAGCGGCCGAAAATATGGTGCTGTCCTATTATTATGCTTACGGTCTGCCCGCGGTTGTCGTTCGTCCCTTCAATACATACGGTCCTTTTCAGAAATTCGGCGGCGAAGGCGGCGTGGTTGCCATCTTTATCAAGAAGAAGCTGCAGGCCGAAGACCTTCAAATTTACGGGGATGGGACCCAGACACGGGATTTGCTTTATGTCGACGACTGCGCGCGGTTCGTCGTTCAAGCGGGCTATTCCGACCGGGCGGACGGGCAGATTGTGAATGCGGGCTTCGGGCGCGATATCTCCATCAACGATTTGGCGAAGCTCATCGCCGGCGGCGAGAGCCGGATCCGGCACGTGGAGCACATTCACCCGCAGAGCGAGATTCAAAAGCTGCTTTGCGATTATTCCAAGGCGCGGCGGCTGCTCGGATGGGAGCCGCAAGTGACGCTGGAGGAAGGACTGAAGAAAACGGAGGATTGGATTCGAACGATCCTTTAA
- the flaG gene encoding flagellar protein FlaG produces the protein MEVQPASEKTLSFEQPGVRKRAEQEREPVEDRQQHSYSKADIAKEIGHLNKMLESKDSHLHFVLHDKLNEYYVQVVDDSTNEVIKEIPSKKVMDMVAGFYETLGIIVDKKI, from the coding sequence ATGGAGGTCCAACCCGCAAGCGAGAAGACATTATCCTTTGAGCAGCCAGGCGTACGGAAAAGGGCGGAGCAGGAACGAGAGCCGGTCGAGGATAGACAGCAGCATTCCTATTCGAAGGCGGATATCGCCAAAGAAATCGGCCATCTGAACAAAATGCTCGAATCGAAGGACTCCCATCTTCATTTCGTCCTTCATGACAAGCTGAATGAATATTATGTCCAAGTCGTCGATGACAGCACCAATGAAGTCATTAAAGAAATTCCGTCCAAGAAGGTTATGGATATGGTGGCCGGCTTCTATGAAACGCTGGGTATTATTGTAGACAAAAAAATATAA
- a CDS encoding motility associated factor glycosyltransferase family protein — protein sequence MRKLRFIQPKSEIRWPGPAVDLDRAANGTWTASISAGEGRPVYLHSRYDPEAEAERFAAAQLRNIGGDEPEWFLIYGLGCGHHIRAVLKQTAAGRADVEVWETNVAAFYRMDEQGVLNDLMDDQRFRCIVSDDMNLFSARLKEREGSRLHLIVHEPSLKAVPEGLRALKQLLQEYQMKQNSALLHLQLLRENFNRNMRQKRPSLSAFRGLPSAPVILISAGPSLTHSLPGLADAAKHCLLGSVGTAAPVLRRCGIQPDFVVMTDPQPKMLEQLEGWDTKNIPLFFLSTLFAGVVERYPGPSFILFQEDFDGSEQAAALREEPLVPTGGSVSTTMFSLARLLGLGPICLVGQDLAYTDNRTHAEGAHLYREWGHAAAGERVRSVDGSGTVATSRNFLLYKKWFEAQVRDVPETCYNATGSGADIEGFEHLTLARFLAKVSGHDAAAARTQFQRAVRTASGMDLE from the coding sequence ATGAGGAAGCTCCGCTTCATACAGCCGAAAAGCGAGATTCGATGGCCGGGACCGGCTGTGGACCTCGACCGGGCCGCCAACGGGACGTGGACGGCGTCGATTTCCGCAGGCGAAGGCCGGCCGGTTTACCTTCACAGCCGGTATGACCCGGAGGCGGAGGCGGAACGATTTGCTGCCGCGCAGCTGCGGAACATCGGCGGGGACGAGCCGGAATGGTTCCTTATATACGGTCTCGGGTGCGGGCATCACATCAGAGCGGTTTTAAAGCAGACGGCGGCCGGCAGGGCGGACGTCGAAGTTTGGGAGACGAACGTCGCCGCCTTTTACCGGATGGACGAGCAAGGAGTATTGAACGATTTGATGGATGACCAGCGGTTTCGATGTATCGTTTCCGACGATATGAATCTCTTTTCCGCCCGCCTGAAGGAAAGGGAGGGAAGCCGTCTGCACCTGATCGTACATGAGCCGTCCCTGAAGGCGGTACCTGAAGGCCTGCGCGCTTTAAAGCAGCTCTTGCAGGAGTATCAAATGAAACAAAACAGCGCGCTTCTCCATCTTCAGCTGCTGCGGGAGAACTTTAACCGGAATATGCGGCAGAAACGGCCTTCGTTATCCGCCTTTCGAGGACTGCCTTCCGCACCGGTTATTCTGATCAGTGCAGGTCCCTCGCTCACCCATTCCCTTCCCGGCCTGGCCGACGCAGCCAAACATTGTTTATTGGGTTCGGTAGGGACGGCCGCTCCCGTGCTCCGCCGCTGCGGCATTCAGCCTGATTTTGTGGTCATGACCGATCCGCAGCCAAAGATGCTGGAGCAGCTGGAAGGCTGGGACACGAAGAACATCCCTTTATTTTTCCTGAGTACGCTGTTCGCGGGAGTGGTCGAGAGGTACCCGGGCCCGTCCTTTATTCTGTTCCAGGAGGATTTTGACGGCTCCGAACAAGCGGCCGCCCTCAGGGAGGAACCGCTTGTCCCTACCGGCGGCTCGGTGTCCACCACGATGTTTTCGCTCGCGCGTCTGCTCGGCCTCGGTCCGATCTGCTTGGTGGGGCAGGATTTGGCTTATACCGATAACCGCACCCATGCGGAGGGGGCGCACCTCTACCGGGAGTGGGGGCACGCTGCAGCGGGAGAACGCGTACGGTCGGTCGACGGCAGCGGAACGGTCGCAACCTCGCGCAATTTTCTTCTCTATAAAAAGTGGTTCGAAGCGCAGGTGAGAGACGTCCCCGAAACCTGCTATAACGCGACCGGGAGCGGGGCCGACATCGAGGGCTTCGAACATCTTACGCTTGCGCGTTTTTTGGCGAAGGTGAGCGGGCATGATGCGGCGGCAGCGCGGACACAGTTTCAGCGGGCGGTACGAACGGCATCCGGAATGGACTTGGAGTGA